Proteins encoded within one genomic window of Pygocentrus nattereri isolate fPygNat1 chromosome 9, fPygNat1.pri, whole genome shotgun sequence:
- the LOC108415995 gene encoding uncharacterized protein LOC108415995 → MSVHFKELTGINLKETFIRNLDLKGKRLLNYLTTVCVKKNKKFLQTYARLQRMRGQQSGCSEDVKEMVLLLFSYFDEKEESIFFYVDETSLAEDVQLEQVSLTPAIIVCGQSCYSSTRYMLSLDQTLINTNIPSFISAFCLMFRSYYCFNIHYPSELASTLEFLQRCFFTINPEKGTKVENKNSKRRLNLNPRVLTLIQEISDHEWCDT, encoded by the exons ATGTCAGTCCACTTCAAGGAACTCACTGGGATCAACCTCAAAGAGACATTTATACGCAATTTGGATTTAAAGGGGAAAAGGCTCCTCAACTACCTGACCACTGTTTGTGtcaagaagaataagaagttcCTTCAGACCTACGCAAGACTTCAGAGGATGCGGGGACAGCAGAGTGGCTGCTCAGAGGATGTGAAAGAGATGGTCCTGCTTCTCTTCAGCTACTTTGATGAGAAGGAAGAGTCCATATTCTTCTATGTAGATGAAACAAGTCTGGCAGAAGATGTGCAACTGGAGCAGGTGTCTCTAACGCCAGCCATCATTGTCTGTG GACAATCATGTTATTCCTCAACAAGGTACATGCTGAGTCTCGATCAGACCCTTATCAACACAAACATCCCCTCCTTCATTTCTGCGTTCTGCCTGATGTTCAGGAGCTACTACTGTTTCAACATCCATTATCCATCTGAGCTGGCTTCAACTCTGGAATTTCTTCAAAG gtgttttttcacGATAAATCCAGAAAAGGGAACCAAAGTGGAGAATAAAAACTCAAAGCGTCGTCTCAACCTGAACCCCCGAGTCCTCACCCTGATACAGGAAATCAGCGATCACGAGTGGTGTGACACCTAA